CAAACCATTCATTACATGCTGTCCCACAGAATTCCACAATGATCTCTTACATTTTAGATGTAAAAATTTATAGataatatatcacttgtatcacttgtatcacctgttatcccgttactcatcaatttgcttgagcgagcaccagtaatgtctccattcgtccctgttgtgctAGGGTagaccaatggcatctgctcgctccatgaACACGAAAAGCATCAAACCGAAGAGCAGTATATATTaagataatatataaatgaaaaaatatcttcCACAATATTCTTACAAAGCAAGTTATCATAGACTATTATGCTCTTGGAGATCATTCAAACTCAAAGATGAATTTAGATTCTTGATTGATGGCAAGGACTAGTATTTGAAAACAGTATCATCGCCATGCCTGGTGTTTGTCATGTAAACGAGACTAAAATCTTGACCACGGATTAAGGAAGAGAAGGAACAAATGTGAGTGGAATTGGTAAAGCTAAGATGTTAAGATCAGTACCTAAGTAGACCATGCCAAACCACTGGAAATGGGACAAAGAGAAAATTTTGTGTTCCCCTCACTGTTTTACCAGATTCCATAGACCAGAAACTTTTAAATAGATTTTCATTCAAACATATCACCCATtttctttgcttaaaaaaaaaaaacagaagccaagaaagaaaaatataatgagaTATAACTTAGCTGAGTTATGCCTTATCCACTGGTATTTAAGTAGTTGCATTTGACAAAATTAGAAACATTTTGCAGAACTAATCTCCATTCAATTTAAACTCTAGGaaagtaaaatatttgataatgtaATTTGATTAGGTTGTACCTTCAAGAACTATTCTCCATCAACATTTTAAGAATTCACTATTTTTGAATGAACAAATtactattcaaattttatttcagatcAAAGTAGTTTCTGCTAGCAAAAAAGTTTCACATTGATGAAACCTACGGCTAGAAAAACTCCAAGTGATTTAAATTGGAAATGTTTTCACCCATCGGAGAAAAGGAGATAACTTTTAAACTAAGACAAAATGGATTATATGAAAGATCCCTGGTGGCATTTTGTAATAGTTCCTTATCCTTGTTATCTAAGTGTTCCACATGGCCTTCAGTGGTATAAGCGTCTCTCTTAAATTGCTATAGGCTTTCCAAAATTCCGTCCATCAGATTTGCATTGAAATTAGTTGCACAGAATAACAGCCaaataagtaataaattaataagtaGTTTCTCAAGGAGTAGTCACAGTagcttaaaatacataaaatattttgaaataattaaagcTAAAAACACACATAATGTTAAAActccatttttagtttttagacATCCTTTCGGAGATTAAAAGAGGAAGGTGGCATATTCCtgttattttcaaaattctaGAAACCTACTTAAGTTTGGTGGTTGTGTTCCAAATTAttggaacaaaacaaaatgccatCCTCAGTCTACAGATTCCAATATGTATTTGTTAATCATACGAAAGTTCATTTCAGTTTTAAATGTATTCTGAGCCTTATTTTAGCAATCAGCGTTATTGTAATTCCACCCTGGCTTACACCATAAATGTTGGCATAATGCTACCTTAGGTGGCAAGAGAAATCCTTCCAGAGAATTAAAAtcagaagagtgtgtgtgtgtgtgtgggggggggggggggagtgggggtcgAGGAAGAGAAGGTCACAGAGCACCCTTGggatctttttattaaaaaagaagtaGGTAAGGTGACTTCTGATAACAGAAAGTTTTCCCAGTTTTTCTTTCCCAAGTTCCTGATTTGCTCCCCCAAATAATCCCACCAGGCCCTCAAACTCTGAATCTATTCACCTGCAAATTAACTGGCATGTGAGCACATAACATGTGGCTTTAAATAGAGCGCTAAATTGCCTTTTTTCAGGAGAGAATGGACTCTGATTCACAGAGCAGGTAGCAAACCTAAGGCTCTCCATCGTTACCGGAGGAACTAACGTGCACAGCAGACATTCTCTCCGCGCAGAAGGTCAAGGCGTCCCAGCCTGGGAGCCCATCCTGCCAGCCGCCTTGCAGAGCGCCCGCGGCATGGCTCCGAAGAGGCGTCACTCCTCTTCTTTCCAGGCCAGAGGTCACAGTTCTGATCACAGCTCAGGCGGCTCCAAAGGAAAGAGTCTCTTCTGGGGTCAAAAACGTCCTAAGGAAAAACCGAAGACTAAAacccaaaaaaatataaaacagcatTCCTCTGGGTTTTCACAAGATGATGGAAAAACTTGTTGCAGAATattaaattcagattttttttcatctcagagcttcaaaaaataaactgaaactgaATACAAAATCTGACGGATGGCAGGCTGCAATCGATTCTGAGGGCATTTTTCAACGCTCAGAATCTGTTTAAAGCCTCATAGGCCTCGGCATTCTGAAAcagaaatagcaaaataaaataaaataaaatcaggtttAAGTGACTGAAACAAGAAACATGAGCAGCAGGTCAGTGATTAAATTACGGCATCAATTAACTTGAGTACACAGGAAGAATAGAACTCCTGCAAGCCTACCTCTTAGACCATCCATGGTCCGTGTGTCATAAAACAGTGACTCAGAGCAAACAGGGGGAGAATATTTGTAAACAAGAATTAACTCCTGCTTAGGAACTCTTTATAAATGACAGAAACTAAACTGATGTCTTTGGGAAAatagctagctagctagctagatagatagatagatctacatatatgtatatcgatctctctctctctctctgtctatatatatatatatactatatatatatatatatagtcaggTTCATAGACTGAAAAACTCTAAAAATTGCTTTCGAAAATCATAAGCTAGACGAAATTACCATAAACTGCAACCAAGTGACTCACTATTGCTAAAGGGAAAGTAGTTATCAATGAAGAGATTTAGAGATCGATGCTAGTTCTGAATGGACACATCACGGAAGTCCTAACGTGCTTCACTGGGGCCATCTCTGAGCATGCTCTTAGGATGTGCCATTTTCAGTGAGGGGACATGTGTTTGCAAAAGCAGAGCCAAGACCGCCACCAGCATTGGAGGCTGCTGGCAAGGTCCTTGCCAGCTCATCAGGACATGGAATATCAAGATTTTAGGGTAAATTTCTCTGACATACCTGAAAACAGCAGATTCTATAACCTCTTTAGAATCTGAACTGCTTACCTACTTTTAGCCCTGCATCTCCCCCTTGAGGGAATCTGGTTCCAACCtggcaagaaggaaggaaagcatcCTCTCACAAACAGCTTTAGTCTGTTCTTGGCCCTTCAACACCTGCCTTCAAGGTACCCACCAAACCACCTTTTCCTGTTACTCCAAGTAGACTCAGTGGAGTAAGATGGCAACTTATCCCTGAAGCCTCAAGGGCTTCCTTATGGATACTACAAACTCCACAGCCAAGTCTTACAGCACTTCATGAGGCCTCCTCCTTCCAAGGCCAAGTGCCAGAACCTAACTCCATGTGACTTAGCCATCTGACCATGCTAGTTCCCAACTTCCATTAACAGAGTAATAAAAATCTGTAGGGCAATGCACTTACTAGCTCTTAAGTGCTTTGAtccagaagaatttttttttctgtccacaGTGCAATTGGCTACACACCATCTAGCTATAGGGAGTCTGGCCTATGTCCCCATTTCACCCTGAAAACTAGATTGGGTACCCACAACATATTCTCATTGTTTCCTCCCTATTTTCATCACCTTGCCTCATCAAGCAATCAGCTCCTCAAAAGGAACAGGGATTATTTTCTGAATTACATCCCTTGTGCTCACAAATGCACATTACTGCAGAAACTCAGGTCTAACTCTACTTAATGTTATTTAAGAAATTAACATAGCCAAGGTATGCagcaatattcaaaatattttactcaaaatGAAACAACTCTTTATGGAACATgaataaatattgaatgtttcCTATGTGCCAGTTGAAAATCCAGGTTCTGGGAATGCGGCAAATTAGATCAATAAGAACCTTCTCATGTAGAGCTTATCTTAGAGAAAACACCAGACATCAGAAACAAGAAATCTATAAAACAAGAATGCTAAAATTGCGGTAGGGCAATAATCCAGTGaggaaggcctttgccttgcacacagctaacccaggtcgatctctggcaccccaaatagTGCCTGAGTCCAGCCAGAAATGtgtcttgagcacagagacaggagtaagttctgagcattgttgagtgtggcccaagacaaaCAAAGAAAGCACCTGAATTGTCACTAATAAGAGAACTACTATGTAACAAGTAATTAAGGGATTCTCCTTAAAAAATGATAATCACACAAagatggcaaaaagaaaaataatcaaaaatatctAAGGAAATTGtcagttttaaataatttaatatacttAGACACATAATGCATTACATGTAGATCcccactttttgtttctttgttttcattttggggcaatcagatgcagtgctgagaatcaaacggAAGTCAGCAGTATGCTCACCCTCCACCGTTAATGACCACTCCACTATGCCTATACTTTTTAAAGCTTAAACGAACAAAATCTTGAGTTTAGAATGATTAAAACAAGAAGacggaaaaaaattaaaagcatgctGAAAGCCTGTAACATCTTAGGTATGTGCATTAAAAACTTTTGATTTCAAGAATTTTTACACTTCTAAACACAGAGGACCCCAAggattctcccctcccccacctatgCTCAACTAGGGTTTATATATTATCAACTTTGGCTGCATTAATAATAAAACGGGGGGCAAGGGaggggacaaagagatagtacagtgggtagggttcttgccttgcagctgGCCATCCAGGGCTTGTTCCAGAACTCTACAGCgttcaccaagcactgccaggagtgattcctgagcacaaagtcaagagtaatcccttagcacagagccaggagtaatctctgagcagagagagagagagagagagagagagagagagagagagagagagagagagagagagaaagggtgagaggggggaggggaaggtaaTACAGAagagaaagtgcttgccttacatctTGTTTCTATCCTGattcaaatctctggcaccacatatggttcccgcAGTATCTATCTCTACTTAATATTGACACCAGGAACAGGTGACGACtcaccccattcccaccccccaaaaaagaacaaagaccCACTTTGTATAATTAATCTTATCACTGCAACCAGAAGTCAGGAAATACTGGAAGAATGGACACTAAGAGTGCAATCTGAAAAAACCCAAATTCTGTAGAGAAATCATTATTCTTTAGCAATTAAACTTTGAGAAAAGAGAATTCAAGAGCAATTTACCGCTTGAAAAACCAAATGCCATAGGGGAGACTTTTTTTGGTACTCATTTGAGCAGATCAACTGtggaaacataaataaaaatgataagacaACAAAATTGAATGCAAGAACTACAGCTAGACCTTAAAAATGACTGAAGTTCTAACTGCACTAATGATACTGGAGttagatttctttttaatgatttaCATTTGAGATTAATCATGCCAAAcgctaattttaaatatttcatcatcatcatcatcatcatcatcatcatcatcatcatcatcatcccattaatcatcgattttcttgagcagtctcagtaacatctccattcatcctagccctgagattttagaagcctctctttactcgttcttcccaacggtgccacattggaggttttttcagggcaggggaatgagacccatcattgttactggttttggcatatgaatacgccatgggagcttgccaggctctcccaactTCCACAGATATGCTCCCCAAAGGCACAAAATGATTTCTGTACAAGGCTACAATCACTATAATCACTGCAACACTGATTGgaacaaataaatgataatttaaacaTCTGTCTACGATAGAAGGTTGGCTAAGTAAATGACAGCACTCTGAGGCGGGATCCTAGGCAACTAAGGAAGGCAATTAAGAGTACAGAAGAGTattcaacttttatttaaattaacaGGGGGAAGAGGATATAgcagaacacacacatatatgaggCTTCTCTACTCACTCAAATATACATAcatggttttgcttgtttgtgtatGGATTAACATTTGGAAGGACACCAGAGAAACTCTTAACAGTGGTTATTCCAGGGAGGCAAGAGGGGGCTttgtattttattccattttgtgcCTCTTTGATTTTTATTCCATGGGCATGTATTCCTCATTCAAATTTAagtaatttctttaagaaaaaaaaaatgataggaaTGACCTGGAAGTGAGGGCCATCTCCCTGCCTAGTGCCCAAGGTTTGGAGAGCTCAAGGGCTAGATGGACCCTGCAGTCTTGGCTCCTTGGACAGCCCATGCCCAAcaccctccatccccctccaccTGTACACTACTCCTGAGCCACTGTAGTCAGAGTGTCCATCCACACCCGCCAGGAAGGGTACTCGAGACAGGGCTGGTTCCCACGgctgcgtgggggtggggggcgtcggGCCACTGCAAGCttcaaatttattaataaataatatgggGTCTGGAATTATGCTAAAAGACCCAAAGCGTTGAGAGGAGACACTATTAAAAGACTGTTTGCTGGATGATTAACACATGAGCATGCTTATATTAATCAATTTAACAGGTTTGACCACGAAGATGGGGTATTTCAAATGAATGAGCCAGAGCAGTGTTTGCGGTCTCCTGTGAGATCACGAAAAATAAAGACTGTTTCTCTGAATAAAAAAGCAGAGGACAAAGGCAGGACAACAAAGCAACCACAGTGTTGACATCAAGTACAGGCTCAGTGAGAGAAGACTCGCCAGGCCCGAAGGCCGGACAGAAAGCAACTAACGGCTGCTGACGGCCCAGGAGGCAGGTGAGCCAAGTCACACAGCCCATGTCCAGCATCCAGTGATGTGATCGTCTAGCTACTAACCTGTGGCTTCGGAGGCCTGAAAGGACAAGAGAcaaagcagtaacagcaacaacGGCCATCCTTGGGGGCACAAGCTCTCGGCCTCGCATGGTCACAAGCACTTTGCACGTTCGAGCATTTATATCAGCACCCAGGCAGAGCCGAGGGATTCTGCACCCACAGGAAGCACCTAGGGCCAGCGCCCAGGAGGAGCCGCAGGGCACTGCCCTAAAGGACTCGTCACCGACGGAGCCTTAGTACACGCTGCATTCCTCACCCCAGAAGTGATGCCAACAGCGTGCCGCCTATCACGTGCTGGCGGGACTCGGCCCGCCAGTGCTCCCGGTGTGTGTGTTCCAGGGAAGACCCAACTGTCCGGCCTAGAGTTTAGAGCTGGGACAGGGGAGGCGAGCAGGACAATAATCGGGACTCGAAAGTCTATGCTCCGACCTCGTCCTGCACGCGGCGGGAAGCCCGCGTGGGTCGCCAGCCCGGCCCGCCCCGTCCCGGAGCCCCGCGCGCCGCCGGACTACATCTCCCAGGATGCCGCGCGCCCCGGCCGCGCCGGAAGTCGGGGTGGCGGCGCCGCGGGCGAGCGGGTGGGTGCTGCGCGGCGCTCGGCGGGTCGGGCCGGGCGCCCCCGGGTCggtagcggcggcggcggcgcgcagggggcggggcggcggcgggcggtgctcggagggacccccggccccggccTCCCCGGCGCTGCCCGCGTGACCTCGGTGCCCGGGAAGGGCGCGCGTGCTCCGTCCCGCCCTTGGCGCGCGTGACCCGGGTCGGGCGCGACCGACCCTGCAGCGGGCAGCCCGCACTCCTGCCCGGAGGAGGGGACTCGGGCTCAGACGGGGGCAGCGGAGCGGTGGTCCTGTTTCTCGGTGACTGTTCTGCCCGTTGCTCGTGGGGAGAGAGACCCTGCCCCTCTCCGGGTGCTGACGCTTTGccccggggcgcgcgcggggggcaGCTCCGAAGGACGGTTTTGCAGTCGCgaggggggaggggcccgggaggAAGGAGACCGCCagcgggagaggggggagggggtgccggcAGGGGACCCAACGGGGACACCAGGGTCTCCCATGGGAAGCAATGCTAAGAGGGGGGAAGGGCGATTCCGTGCACAAAGGGGGATCCGGGCAACAAAGTAGCGGAAAGGGGGGGGGGATCCTGTACCCAGGCAACAAAGTAACGCCTTGGAAAGTTGGAGCGGGTGTGACTCCTGCTTTTTAAACGCATTTAAAAATCTCAAGGTGAAAATCGGAAGTTAAATTCCAGGGTAActggaagaaataaaagtttttctgGATATAGAAGTCACTCTTCTCATTCAGAATTTCAAGCAAGCCTGCCACCTTAGGTTTTTGCCCACATGTTTCTATTCCTGTGGATGTTTCTGTTCATACTTGCATGCATAGATAGCAAAAGGCACACAAGGCACACAATTAAAAGTTTCACTTTCTTAAGCCCACTTTTTCTTAAATTGTGTTTAGGTTCTTCTACCTGTAAAATGGATCAGCCAAACGCCATCAGAAACAATTCTCAGAAAACTTGCGttgtaacatttttttccttctagctTAAGTATAGCTTAGAAATAGTGGAAACCCAGTTAGAAAGTCAAatcttttctgtttggttttaatTAGACGGCCACacgtgtcagtgctcagggattgcttctggctctgtgctagggaccGTATCCAGCACAGAGATGCGTCAGCCAcgcaatattatatatatattatatatacttatatataagttTTTCTATATCAAGAAAGACTTTTATTTCTTCGAGTTACTCTGGAATTTAACTTCTGATTTTCATCCTGAGATTTGTAAATGCGTTTaaaaagcaccttaacccctttcATATCGCTCTGTTTTCATGTCAGTTGTTGAATTGTGCAAAGACAAATAGATTTCATGTCATGGTAGCTTTGGAACACTATATAGGACAGAGGGGAATGTCCTTTTTCTAGTATTTTACAGAGGAAAGAGAATAATAACTCTCATGTACTAATAACCTTTAGCTCCTGTGTGCCCCAAGGCCATAAGCATGTTCTTCTGGTCTACCTCAAATTCTTCCTTTGTCAAGGATGTGACTCCCTCATTCCTAATACTGGAGCTGATCATGCATTATTTCCTCTCACCTTCTGTTGAATTATATTCTCTTAAAATTCTCAAGTCTGCAGTATGCAGTGTGATGACCATTGACAGGTCACCTTAGAAGAGAGTGCTGCTTTAGAAACCATAACTCTTACTCCAGTTACTCAAATGAAATGTTCCCACCAGTGATCTACAAAACAATTGCAAGTgactgttgttgtttttctactttttaaaggaAGAATGTCTTCTCTAAAAAGAAGTCCAACTCAAGAAGTAATTTCCCAGTTTCACTCGTCAGCTGCAGAAGGCGATGTGGCCAGGTTAACTGTGATCTGCAGCCATTCCCCATCTGTTCTCAATGAAACATCTGAAAATGGTTGGACAGCTTTAATGTATGCTGCGAGGAACGGGCATCCAGATGTTGTTCAGTTTCTTCTTGAGAAAGGGTAAAATTTCCACTCCCTCCTGAGTGGTGTGTGGTTCACTTATGGGTTAAAAGTTCAAAAGTTttcttgtattattattttttatttttatattttcttgtattatttatttttgtattttttttgtatttttgtattttcttatgttATTCTCCATTGGACTTGTAAACAACTTCTTTACCATAGTTTTGTTATGTAAAAATGTAGTATTTGTTGACTTTTACGCTTTAAAGATGTATTGCTTGgtttttttcaaatgtaataaGTATAGTTTGGCTTGTGTGATTACTCTCATTGACAGTAGTGTTCCCATGACTGGTTTTGAGGTACATGGTTAACCATGTCTCATCACCACCAGTGTTCAGGACCTTAGGTTACTTCAAATCCATCTCATTTTTACCTCCAACACACTCATATCTCTCTTGGTATTCTCAGACTGTTCACTTATTTTGTTTCCCTATAACTAACAAATGTGTGAGGTCAACTATTATTTGCTCTGgtattatttcacttaatgtaATGTCTTGCAGTTCCATCCAGCTTAAACAGAAAGAGCTTGTCCTTTTTTGTGATTGCATAATATTTCACTCTGTATATATACAACTTCACCTATTTGTCAATGGAAATTTAGATCGTTTCCTTTTCCTGGATGTTGCTGCAGGGAACATAAGCACACATGTAACATTTGGGTAATAGGAACCAAGAAATGGAACCTCAGGGTTGTATGCAATCTCTAGTCTTTGTTTTTTGAGATATCTCTGCCATGTTTTCCATATAGGCCAAAACTTACaggattctggagattgaacctgggtcaggtgcaaaTAAAGCAAGAAGCCTATTTGTCATAAAATCTCTCCTTCCCccaatattttaattaagttcaGAAATTTTAAATCTCCACTCTAAAACCTTTCAGTATTTATGATTTCTTCTAACCTTTATTTACATAGTTAATAGAtactaaattattttctgagaaaatatatatatcaatttaGTGTAGAAAGTTTTGTACATTTAGGAATATCTTAATAAATTCTGAAGAAAATGCTtatgtcctattttatttattttctttatctgtagGTGTGACCGGTCCATTGTCAATAAATCAAGACAGACTGCACTAGACATTGCTAAATTCTGGGGTTACAAGCATATAGCTAACTTACTAGCTAATGCTAAAGGTGGAAAGAAACCATGGTTCTTAACCAGTGATGTGGAagaatgtgaaaattattttagcaGGACACTGCTAGATCGGAAAAGCGAAAAAAGAACTAATTCTGACTGGCTGCTAGCTAAAGAGAGCCATCCCACTACAGTTTATATCCTTTTCTCAGATTTAAGCCCTTTGGTTACCCTAGGTGGCAACAAGGAAAGTTTCCAGCAGCCGGAAGTCAGACTTTGCCAGCTGAACTACACAGACATAAAGGATTATCTGATGCATCCGGAGAACATCACCTTGATTTTCCTTGGAGTTGAACTGGAAATGAAAAAAGAGTTTTTGGACTCGACTGGGGAAGTCCCACGAGAGGAAGAAGATGGGCTGGTTGCTTGGTTTGCCCTGGCTATAGATCCTGTCGCTGCTGACGAATTTAAGCAAAGGCATGAGAATTGTTATTTTCTTCATCCTCCAATGCCAGCCCTTCTGCAGTTGAAAGACAAAGAAGCGGGTAAGACGTGAACATTGTTCACTTGTGTGGGCAGTTGATTTCGGGAACTGGATTGGAGTTTGATGTGTCTTTAGCCTCTAGAAAATTGCCTTTTCCTTGAAATTCTGCCATCTCCATTGGGAACTCAACTTTTAGTTCTTACTCTACCCGATGTTTCTGGGCAGTTATAGCAGTTTTAATCCGTATAGATTAATTTCTGTGAAATTTACTTTCATGCATGCTTTTTTTAGATTCTTCAGTGAGTAATTTTTGGTCCTCTTCATACACTGATCATGATAGCAGGTGTGTTTAATTTGGGAAAGAGTTGAGGATAAGCTAGCAAGAGAGGTTCAGAATTATGCCTCCATCTACCTACATTTATG
The nucleotide sequence above comes from Sorex araneus isolate mSorAra2 chromosome 1, mSorAra2.pri, whole genome shotgun sequence. Encoded proteins:
- the NUDT12 gene encoding NAD-capped RNA hydrolase NUDT12, translated to MSSLKRSPTQEVISQFHSSAAEGDVARLTVICSHSPSVLNETSENGWTALMYAARNGHPDVVQFLLEKGCDRSIVNKSRQTALDIAKFWGYKHIANLLANAKGGKKPWFLTSDVEECENYFSRTLLDRKSEKRTNSDWLLAKESHPTTVYILFSDLSPLVTLGGNKESFQQPEVRLCQLNYTDIKDYLMHPENITLIFLGVELEMKKEFLDSTGEVPREEEDGLVAWFALAIDPVAADEFKQRHENCYFLHPPMPALLQLKDKEAGVVAQARSVLAWHSRYKYCPTCGSATRIEEGGYKRVCLRKDCPSLQGVHNTSYPRVDPVVIMQVIHPDGTRCLLGRQKRFPPGMFTCLAGFIEPGETIEDAVRREVEEESGVKVGHVQYVSCQPWPMPSSLMIGCLAVAVSTEIKVDKNEIEDARWFTREQVVDVLTKGKQQAFFVPPSRAIAHQLIKHWVGMNPNL